In a single window of the Natrialba magadii ATCC 43099 genome:
- a CDS encoding TrmB family transcriptional regulator, producing the protein MSDDSRDMTSYLQDVGLSEYESSAYLSLLEHGVSTAKQVGSAADIPYSRVYDVLESLQSSGLVKVQPGRPKKYGPVPPETALDNVKQRKQAELESELASIEKAGDLFLDAYNDDTGGYPIYDEIDIFWSYVGKSDILTRGGEMMEKADDRIYKVTTENSLQRIVTQHNDVLRRKSEEGVSIKIISTVSDLPETYIEAISEWGELRHLSDVEGRLYTYDDDRLVLAFKNDSRERYVAISIENQQMVQTAYLVFNHLWDVAEPVSV; encoded by the coding sequence ATGAGCGATGACAGCCGGGATATGACGTCCTATCTGCAGGACGTCGGCCTATCGGAATACGAATCGAGCGCGTACCTCTCCTTGCTCGAACACGGCGTCTCGACCGCAAAGCAGGTCGGCTCAGCCGCCGATATTCCCTACTCACGCGTCTACGACGTACTCGAGTCCCTCCAGAGTTCGGGACTGGTGAAAGTACAACCGGGGCGGCCGAAGAAGTACGGGCCAGTACCGCCGGAGACAGCACTCGATAACGTCAAGCAACGAAAACAGGCGGAACTCGAGAGCGAACTCGCCTCAATCGAGAAAGCAGGGGATCTGTTTCTGGACGCGTACAACGACGACACCGGCGGCTATCCAATTTACGATGAGATCGATATTTTCTGGTCGTACGTCGGGAAAAGCGACATTCTGACCCGGGGTGGGGAGATGATGGAGAAAGCGGACGACCGGATCTACAAGGTTACGACGGAGAACAGTCTCCAGCGGATCGTGACGCAGCACAACGACGTTCTTCGCCGAAAAAGCGAGGAAGGTGTCTCGATCAAGATTATCAGCACCGTTTCAGATCTTCCGGAGACATATATCGAGGCCATCTCCGAGTGGGGTGAGCTTCGTCACCTCTCTGACGTTGAGGGGCGGCTGTATACCTACGACGACGACCGGCTGGTACTGGCGTTCAAGAACGATAGTCGAGAGCGCTACGTCGCGATTTCGATCGAGAACCAGCAGATGGTCCAGACGGCGTACCTGGTTTTCAATCATCTGTGGGACGTGGCCGAACCGGTGTCGGTATGA
- a CDS encoding carbon-nitrogen hydrolase family protein — MSTFTIAACQMDSQDDKEANLTQALDFIDEAAQKGADVVSLPEMFSFMGEKEAYSTHAEPVPGETTAALADKATTHGLHVHSGSFFEKAGDGDRVYNTSVVIDPDGEIQAQYRKTHLFDVTIGDEVVTQESKHVAPGDDVTVVETDLATFGLSVCYDLRFSELYRSMAMQGAEVLFVPAAFTLFTGKDHWLPLLKARAIETQCYVVAAGQIGDKPSSVPSFGKSVIIDPWGNVIRMASDREEVVTAEVDLDYLAEVRQKIPCLEHKRDELY, encoded by the coding sequence ATGAGCACATTCACCATTGCGGCGTGCCAGATGGACTCACAGGACGACAAAGAAGCGAACCTCACCCAGGCTCTCGATTTCATCGACGAGGCAGCCCAGAAGGGGGCGGACGTCGTCTCGCTTCCCGAGATGTTCTCGTTTATGGGGGAGAAAGAGGCGTACTCGACGCATGCGGAACCGGTTCCTGGCGAGACGACTGCGGCACTCGCAGATAAAGCGACAACCCACGGACTGCACGTCCACTCGGGCAGTTTCTTCGAGAAAGCCGGCGACGGCGACCGTGTGTACAACACGAGCGTCGTGATCGATCCGGATGGCGAGATTCAGGCACAGTACCGGAAAACACACCTGTTTGACGTGACGATCGGCGACGAAGTCGTCACTCAGGAATCAAAGCACGTTGCCCCTGGCGACGATGTCACCGTCGTCGAGACGGACCTCGCGACGTTCGGGCTCTCGGTCTGTTACGACCTCCGATTCTCCGAACTGTACAGGTCGATGGCGATGCAGGGTGCGGAGGTACTGTTCGTTCCGGCCGCGTTCACGCTGTTCACCGGAAAAGATCACTGGCTTCCGCTCCTGAAGGCTCGCGCGATCGAAACGCAGTGTTATGTCGTTGCAGCCGGACAAATCGGCGATAAACCGAGCTCCGTGCCATCGTTTGGTAAGTCGGTGATCATCGACCCGTGGGGTAACGTTATTAGAATGGCAAGTGACCGGGAGGAGGTCGTCACTGCCGAGGTCGATCTCGACTACCTCGCTGAGGTTCGGCAGAAAATCCCGTGTCTCGAGCACAAGCGAGACGAACTCTACTGA
- a CDS encoding RraA family protein, with protein MMSMNTIDRVDSDTIEAAATLDPNDLGHHFHFGFTTPEIQFMETTEPVEMVGQVVTVRIPPEDSTMVHKATEIAEPGDVIVVDMQGHTTNAPWGEMTTRAAIESGVTGAVIDGSITDSREIDELEFPVYARGKSARTTRLHGRGGEINSPVQIGGSVVNPGDIAIGNEDGVLFLRREKVDEAIEYCKEVKSQEEETIQKLESGASLADLTAANELLDQAGD; from the coding sequence ATGATGAGCATGAACACAATCGATCGAGTCGACTCGGATACCATCGAGGCTGCAGCAACCCTCGATCCAAACGACCTCGGACACCACTTCCACTTCGGATTCACGACACCGGAGATTCAGTTCATGGAGACGACTGAACCGGTCGAGATGGTCGGCCAGGTCGTTACGGTCCGCATTCCACCAGAGGACTCGACGATGGTTCACAAGGCGACCGAAATCGCCGAACCAGGTGACGTCATCGTCGTCGACATGCAGGGACACACAACGAACGCACCATGGGGCGAAATGACGACACGAGCGGCGATCGAAAGCGGTGTCACCGGCGCAGTGATCGACGGCAGCATCACAGACTCGCGTGAGATCGATGAACTCGAGTTCCCTGTGTATGCTCGTGGGAAGAGTGCTCGAACGACCCGGTTACACGGCCGCGGTGGCGAGATAAATTCGCCGGTACAGATCGGCGGCTCCGTCGTGAACCCGGGGGATATCGCCATCGGAAATGAAGACGGTGTCCTCTTCCTTCGACGAGAGAAGGTCGACGAGGCGATCGAATACTGTAAGGAGGTCAAATCACAGGAAGAGGAAACGATCCAGAAGCTCGAGAGCGGTGCGTCGCTCGCCGATCTAACGGCGGCGAACGAACTGCTCGATCAAGCGGGGGACTAG
- a CDS encoding ABC transporter ATP-binding protein, giving the protein MASITLDTVRKQFGDVVAVEDVDLEIEDGEFISIVGPSGCGKTTTLRLVAGLEQLTSGRIFFGDTDVSNTPAKKRGIGMVFQNLALYPHMSVRENMEFGLSVADVPQEEQDERIIKIAEMLDIAELLDREPSELSGGQQQRVAIGRTMVLEPNVFLLDEPLASLDAKLRVEIREELQELQKEIGVTTIYVTHDQEQAMTMSDRVIVINDGEVQQFATPEEIYNEPANRFVSHFIGTPSMNFVDAQLSAPSDSLTADFGSVQVDLERPADGSPELLDRDATLGIRPEHLELSTTEEPTGTNTALAQVRIVEHTGANKIVHLTIDERDFTALVPESTNVQSGDEATVRFPSENVYLYDSESGDRLYYRSSIDSHHSTREIENKS; this is encoded by the coding sequence ATGGCGTCTATCACACTGGACACGGTTCGCAAGCAGTTCGGTGACGTCGTCGCAGTCGAGGACGTCGATCTGGAAATCGAAGACGGCGAGTTCATCTCGATCGTGGGACCGAGCGGGTGTGGAAAGACGACGACGTTGCGGCTAGTTGCCGGTCTCGAACAGCTCACGAGTGGGCGCATCTTCTTCGGCGATACGGACGTGAGTAACACGCCCGCGAAAAAGCGCGGGATCGGCATGGTGTTTCAGAATCTCGCGCTCTACCCGCACATGAGCGTCCGCGAGAACATGGAGTTCGGACTCTCCGTCGCCGACGTCCCCCAGGAAGAGCAAGACGAGCGGATCATCAAGATCGCCGAGATGCTCGACATCGCGGAGTTGCTCGACCGTGAACCGAGTGAGCTGTCGGGCGGCCAACAGCAACGCGTCGCGATCGGACGAACGATGGTACTCGAGCCGAACGTCTTCTTGCTGGACGAGCCACTTGCGAGTCTGGACGCGAAACTCCGCGTCGAGATCCGAGAGGAGTTACAGGAACTCCAGAAGGAAATCGGCGTGACGACGATCTACGTGACCCACGACCAGGAGCAGGCGATGACGATGAGCGATCGAGTGATCGTCATCAACGACGGCGAAGTACAACAGTTCGCGACGCCAGAGGAGATTTACAACGAACCCGCAAACAGGTTTGTCTCACACTTCATCGGAACGCCATCGATGAACTTCGTCGACGCACAGCTTTCCGCGCCGAGCGATTCACTGACGGCAGACTTCGGGTCGGTACAGGTCGATCTCGAGCGGCCGGCCGACGGTTCGCCGGAACTCCTCGACAGAGACGCAACACTTGGGATCCGACCGGAACACCTGGAGCTTTCGACGACTGAAGAACCGACGGGGACAAACACGGCCCTCGCACAGGTTCGAATCGTCGAGCACACGGGGGCGAACAAGATCGTCCACCTCACGATCGACGAGCGCGACTTCACGGCGCTGGTTCCCGAGTCGACGAACGTACAGAGCGGCGACGAGGCCACCGTTCGATTCCCGTCCGAGAACGTGTATCTATACGATAGCGAGTCAGGTGATCGACTCTACTACCGCTCTTCGATCGATTCGCACCACTCCACGCGAGAAATCGAAAACAAGAGCTGA
- a CDS encoding acyl-CoA dehydrogenase family protein: protein MNTPKAGAGVSFEQTEEQELILESLVEFVEQEVELVVEKLGETLSNPRLGHDPDGRLSDEVLEAEAQIRKASAEAGFYAMNMPAEVGGDDVSAVTWYLAKKQLAELGVPLTSAVLAGPGGPKPLLAQATGEQVERYLEPTMAGEKTTAFAQTEPGVGSDSPNMATRAERDGDEWVLNGTKQWITNAPYADFVQVFARTSPQDEVGRYGGVTCFIVEADEYEIGSLNNAVGAVGRQAEVELDDVRIPADRVLGEEGAAFYDAMDFLGLGRIEIAAESVGRTNWLLDAATEFANDREAFGRTIGNFQGISHKIARGRANAFAADAAGLRCAWLLDQGEAAIAESSICKWLATNTFWEVADDVVQIHGSDGLAEENPFMDNIHRARIMRIVEGTDEIQLNTIAKQYGVE, encoded by the coding sequence ATGAACACACCTAAAGCGGGAGCCGGCGTGTCCTTCGAACAGACCGAGGAACAAGAACTCATCCTGGAGAGCCTCGTCGAATTCGTCGAACAGGAAGTCGAGCTGGTAGTTGAGAAGCTAGGCGAGACGCTGTCGAATCCGCGTCTTGGACACGACCCCGACGGCCGGCTGAGCGACGAGGTACTCGAAGCTGAAGCGCAGATCAGGAAGGCGAGCGCAGAGGCCGGGTTCTACGCGATGAACATGCCAGCCGAGGTTGGCGGCGACGATGTCTCGGCGGTGACGTGGTACCTGGCGAAAAAGCAACTCGCGGAGCTTGGGGTTCCGCTGACGAGTGCGGTGCTGGCGGGTCCCGGCGGTCCGAAGCCGCTGCTGGCACAGGCAACGGGTGAACAGGTCGAACGCTATCTCGAACCGACGATGGCCGGCGAGAAGACGACGGCGTTCGCACAGACGGAGCCGGGTGTCGGCTCCGACTCGCCGAACATGGCGACCCGTGCGGAGCGAGACGGTGATGAGTGGGTGCTCAACGGAACCAAGCAGTGGATTACGAACGCACCCTACGCGGACTTCGTGCAGGTGTTCGCCCGGACGAGTCCACAGGACGAGGTCGGTCGCTACGGGGGTGTGACCTGCTTTATCGTCGAAGCCGACGAGTACGAAATCGGCTCGCTCAACAACGCTGTCGGCGCTGTTGGCCGACAGGCGGAGGTGGAACTCGACGATGTCCGGATCCCGGCCGACCGCGTGCTGGGCGAGGAGGGTGCTGCCTTCTACGACGCGATGGACTTCCTCGGCCTCGGCCGGATTGAAATCGCTGCCGAGTCCGTCGGCCGAACGAACTGGCTTCTGGATGCCGCAACCGAGTTCGCAAACGACCGGGAGGCGTTCGGACGAACGATTGGAAACTTCCAGGGAATCTCCCACAAGATCGCTCGCGGCCGGGCGAACGCCTTTGCTGCAGATGCGGCCGGCCTGCGCTGTGCGTGGCTGCTCGATCAGGGTGAGGCCGCAATCGCGGAGTCGTCGATCTGCAAGTGGCTCGCAACGAATACGTTCTGGGAGGTTGCAGACGACGTGGTTCAGATCCACGGCAGCGACGGTCTCGCCGAGGAGAACCCGTTCATGGACAACATCCATCGTGCACGAATTATGCGGATCGTCGAGGGAACGGACGAAATCCAGTTGAATACGATTGCAAAGCAGTACGGCGTCGAGTGA
- a CDS encoding CaiB/BaiF CoA transferase family protein, translating into MNLDGIRVLDLSRLLPGPYATQLLAEMGAEVIRIERPGDAQSGPTLESINRGKRRVALNLKTEGGREAFLDLAATADVVLEQFRPGVVDRLGVDYDAVREVNPGIVYCSLSGYGQTGPYSDRVGHDLNYIGLAGLLDMTRQSEDETPRVPGYQVADIGGGLFAALSIVGALLSRELGAGNQNRNGVGDQADVDNDATGEYIDVSLTDAAVSFSQAVAPRALAGGDPRPGETPLTGQFPWYDVYPAAEGYVTLAALEPHFWHAFCEAVDHEEWIEYHMTSDPAELETLREALESLFKTRTRDEWVSFFEGVDAAVGGVYTPAEMVEHPQIVARGYVAGGAAVGEGEPPPPVVGFPARGTDIDHDGPTAVAEHGDDTESVLQESGYEEDALEQLRASGAIPE; encoded by the coding sequence ATGAATCTGGACGGCATCCGTGTACTCGATCTCAGCCGATTGCTTCCCGGTCCCTACGCCACACAGCTTCTGGCGGAGATGGGTGCCGAGGTGATTCGGATCGAACGACCGGGTGATGCACAATCGGGGCCGACACTCGAGTCAATAAATCGCGGCAAGCGCCGTGTGGCGCTGAACCTCAAGACAGAGGGTGGGCGCGAGGCGTTTCTCGACCTCGCTGCGACCGCGGATGTCGTCCTCGAGCAGTTCCGTCCTGGCGTGGTCGATCGGCTGGGTGTCGACTACGACGCAGTCCGCGAGGTCAATCCGGGAATCGTCTACTGCTCGCTTTCGGGGTACGGACAGACGGGTCCGTACAGCGACCGGGTCGGCCACGATCTGAACTATATCGGGCTGGCCGGCCTGCTCGACATGACTCGCCAGTCCGAGGACGAGACGCCCCGAGTCCCCGGCTATCAGGTCGCAGACATTGGCGGTGGGCTGTTCGCGGCCCTCTCGATCGTGGGCGCGCTGCTTTCTCGGGAACTCGGTGCTGGGAATCAGAATCGGAACGGTGTAGGCGACCAGGCTGACGTGGACAACGACGCAACCGGCGAGTACATCGACGTCTCGCTGACTGACGCTGCCGTTTCGTTCTCACAGGCGGTGGCTCCACGCGCACTCGCGGGCGGTGACCCCCGCCCCGGCGAGACGCCGCTAACCGGCCAGTTCCCCTGGTACGACGTCTACCCCGCTGCCGAGGGCTACGTTACGCTCGCCGCGCTGGAACCGCACTTCTGGCACGCTTTCTGCGAAGCCGTCGACCACGAGGAGTGGATCGAGTATCACATGACTAGCGATCCTGCCGAACTCGAGACGCTTCGGGAGGCACTCGAGTCGCTCTTCAAAACACGAACCCGTGACGAGTGGGTGTCGTTTTTCGAGGGGGTCGATGCAGCAGTTGGTGGCGTCTATACGCCGGCCGAGATGGTTGAACACCCACAGATTGTGGCACGTGGATACGTCGCCGGTGGAGCAGCAGTCGGTGAGGGTGAACCACCGCCACCGGTGGTTGGCTTCCCCGCTCGTGGGACCGATATTGACCACGATGGACCGACCGCGGTTGCAGAACACGGTGACGATACGGAATCGGTCCTGCAGGAGAGTGGCTACGAGGAGGATGCACTCGAGCAGTTGCGCGCGTCGGGAGCAATTCCTGAGTGA
- a CDS encoding prolipoprotein diacylglyceryl transferase — protein sequence MKKGSGSDPFADHEAETDDGTDHEEDEAEPASEDAGDSSATEQEAVESAQETTDGSAKATAGTETETETETETEPDTDTNTSTDTAETTNNSSTSHSHSASTETTTTFDEAAATEGDSSKAGEETPAASVAEPTTGDEAGPTTGDETAPKETNAVVPEPPQAGADDGGIPWVYVRDNVKQDRGMVQFYLRDYLVDAEDEFVAAVSDELGTEVSKTDVREAAYEAAMHNVDDVVERLEAWGFESAE from the coding sequence ATGAAGAAAGGCTCTGGCAGCGATCCGTTCGCAGATCACGAGGCGGAAACTGACGACGGAACGGATCACGAAGAAGACGAGGCTGAACCGGCCAGCGAGGACGCCGGTGATTCCTCAGCAACGGAACAGGAGGCTGTCGAATCTGCACAAGAGACGACGGATGGGTCGGCAAAGGCAACGGCAGGGACAGAGACAGAGACAGAGACAGAGACAGAGACAGAACCAGACACGGACACGAACACGAGCACGGACACAGCCGAGACGACCAACAACTCGAGTACCTCCCACTCACACTCGGCGAGCACCGAAACGACGACAACGTTCGATGAAGCCGCTGCAACCGAGGGGGACTCGAGTAAGGCCGGCGAGGAGACGCCAGCAGCAAGTGTGGCGGAACCAACTACTGGTGACGAGGCGGGACCAACTACTGGTGACGAGACTGCGCCAAAAGAGACGAACGCCGTCGTCCCGGAACCGCCACAGGCTGGCGCTGATGATGGCGGTATTCCGTGGGTGTACGTTCGCGACAACGTCAAGCAGGACCGCGGCATGGTGCAGTTCTATCTTCGGGACTACCTCGTCGACGCCGAAGACGAGTTCGTCGCTGCGGTGAGTGACGAACTCGGAACCGAGGTGTCGAAGACGGACGTCCGCGAGGCGGCATACGAGGCTGCGATGCACAACGTCGACGACGTTGTCGAGCGCCTCGAAGCGTGGGGATTCGAGTCGGCTGAGTAG
- a CDS encoding ParA family protein, with protein sequence MLTYTTYSEAGGVGKTTVGAALLEAHAEHGLDVLAIDMDQQNGSLTYLLDVDAPRDDSQADNIVRHMIDRPKGDLADLIHETEHGFDLLPSHNMLENLEDLLNRAQQMADDLGEGDDFDPYDRLRQVLMDAGIPQEYDVIVVDPPATAGPHLYNAVSATRSLVIPVEPTGKGMQSVIGLEELVEGLEDRLEAEIGVLAAVPNGIGRTTDQERYLNEIHERGYPAPVALRERSSLFEGCWDQQCTPAYYVEEYRDRTRDHEMETLEKIDDLATQVEEVGGL encoded by the coding sequence ATGCTCACGTACACGACCTACTCGGAGGCGGGCGGCGTCGGGAAGACGACCGTCGGCGCAGCACTGCTCGAAGCCCACGCTGAACACGGACTCGATGTGCTTGCGATCGACATGGACCAGCAGAACGGTTCGCTAACGTATCTGCTCGACGTGGACGCGCCGCGAGACGACAGCCAGGCAGACAACATCGTCCGGCATATGATCGATCGACCGAAGGGCGACCTCGCCGACCTCATCCACGAGACAGAACACGGATTCGATCTGCTCCCGAGTCACAACATGCTCGAGAATCTCGAGGATCTCCTGAACCGCGCCCAGCAGATGGCCGACGACCTCGGCGAGGGCGACGACTTCGATCCGTACGACCGACTCCGGCAGGTGCTCATGGACGCCGGCATTCCACAGGAGTACGACGTCATCGTCGTCGACCCGCCGGCGACGGCTGGCCCGCACCTCTATAACGCAGTGTCGGCGACCCGGAGTCTGGTCATCCCGGTCGAACCAACCGGAAAGGGAATGCAAAGTGTCATCGGTCTCGAGGAACTCGTCGAGGGCCTCGAGGACCGACTCGAAGCCGAAATCGGTGTCCTTGCTGCCGTCCCGAACGGTATCGGGCGCACGACCGATCAGGAACGCTACCTCAACGAGATTCACGAACGCGGCTACCCCGCACCTGTCGCGCTGCGAGAACGCTCGTCCCTGTTCGAAGGCTGCTGGGACCAGCAGTGTACGCCGGCGTACTACGTCGAGGAGTACCGTGACCGCACGCGCGACCACGAGATGGAGACACTCGAGAAGATCGACGACCTGGCAACACAGGTCGAAGAGGTGGGCGGGCTATGA
- a CDS encoding MATE family efflux transporter — protein MTRFPNPLRLTILYIGLALARLGLIDRERAIRTTVLAWPRIITGIARMSKSAVDVAMVGVAVGTSAVAGVGFAGPFWGLAFAIGGGVAGGTIALVSQRYGAEAYEELGLAVRSSTLLVLVISLPVLGLFWTFPEEFISLITNNEAAINHGATYLQYVALGIPFAGLNLVGSRVLVGADDSYTAMQVRAGGAVLNIILSAVFIFGLDLGVAGAAAGTVLANLAVTAGFAIGLSYGTLPGVGDFPVKIDPFGSYLDPETIRNIVKIGLPVGGRNLVWVVAEFPMLGILNIFGENTVAAFVIARRIWGIMNTPGWGFGLASSSLVGQELGQNNEQLAEAYGRDIIRFAVATYIVSAIVIALFADQIVVLFADDPTSAEIPIATDLVYAACVAVVFQGVAGAAAGPLDASGDTNVPFASQFIGMFLGSIPLAYLGATTSLGYWGLYLAFIAETTIPAAINYWRFRTDKWKSISQTYRPDAAVADD, from the coding sequence GTGACTCGGTTCCCGAATCCGCTGCGGCTGACGATCCTCTATATCGGTCTCGCTCTCGCGCGCCTTGGGTTGATAGATCGCGAACGCGCCATCCGGACGACCGTGCTCGCCTGGCCGCGCATCATCACTGGTATCGCTCGCATGTCGAAAAGTGCCGTCGACGTCGCGATGGTCGGCGTTGCAGTCGGCACCTCAGCAGTTGCAGGTGTTGGCTTTGCGGGTCCCTTCTGGGGGCTTGCCTTCGCGATTGGCGGCGGTGTCGCCGGCGGGACGATTGCACTCGTCTCCCAGCGGTACGGTGCTGAAGCCTACGAGGAACTCGGACTCGCCGTCCGCTCGAGTACACTGCTCGTTCTCGTGATCAGCCTCCCAGTGCTGGGACTGTTCTGGACGTTTCCAGAAGAGTTCATTTCGCTGATCACCAATAACGAGGCGGCGATCAATCACGGGGCGACGTATCTGCAGTACGTGGCACTCGGGATTCCGTTCGCGGGGCTCAACCTCGTCGGCAGCCGCGTCCTGGTTGGAGCAGATGACTCCTACACGGCAATGCAGGTTCGTGCCGGCGGTGCGGTTCTCAACATCATCTTGAGCGCGGTGTTTATCTTTGGGCTCGACCTGGGTGTCGCCGGCGCTGCCGCCGGAACCGTCCTGGCAAACCTCGCAGTGACAGCAGGGTTCGCTATCGGCCTCAGTTACGGGACACTCCCTGGCGTCGGCGACTTTCCGGTTAAAATCGACCCGTTCGGTTCGTATCTCGATCCAGAGACCATTCGAAACATCGTCAAAATCGGGCTCCCCGTGGGTGGCCGAAACCTCGTCTGGGTCGTCGCCGAATTCCCCATGCTCGGGATCCTGAATATCTTCGGCGAGAATACAGTCGCCGCGTTCGTTATCGCCCGCCGGATCTGGGGTATCATGAACACGCCCGGCTGGGGCTTCGGCCTGGCATCCTCGAGTCTGGTCGGCCAGGAACTTGGCCAGAACAACGAACAGTTGGCAGAGGCGTACGGTCGCGATATCATTCGCTTCGCTGTTGCCACGTACATCGTCTCGGCGATCGTGATCGCGCTGTTCGCCGACCAGATCGTCGTCCTGTTCGCGGACGACCCAACCAGTGCGGAAATTCCGATCGCCACGGACCTCGTCTACGCGGCCTGTGTCGCCGTTGTCTTCCAGGGCGTCGCCGGTGCCGCCGCCGGGCCGCTCGACGCAAGTGGTGATACGAACGTACCGTTCGCCAGTCAGTTCATCGGGATGTTCCTCGGATCGATCCCGCTCGCGTACCTTGGTGCGACCACATCACTGGGCTACTGGGGGCTGTACCTCGCCTTCATCGCAGAGACAACGATCCCCGCGGCGATCAACTACTGGCGTTTCCGGACGGACAAGTGGAAGTCTATCAGCCAGACGTACCGTCCGGATGCTGCAGTCGCCGACGACTAG
- a CDS encoding zinc ribbon domain-containing protein, giving the protein MDQAQSHSQTQSKSRKRPWLAAVLGLLITGLGQIYLRRWLRALGWLALAFLVGGLFVPESVLTDPMQASFWDAAPLLAVGVASVLDAYVLARQHNRQIEVQEANLCASCHRELEDDVSFCPWCATETPTTADH; this is encoded by the coding sequence ATGGATCAGGCGCAGTCTCACTCTCAGACACAATCGAAATCCCGCAAGCGGCCCTGGCTTGCGGCTGTTCTCGGTCTTCTCATTACTGGTCTCGGCCAGATATATCTCCGGCGCTGGCTTCGCGCACTCGGCTGGCTCGCGCTTGCCTTCCTCGTTGGCGGGCTGTTCGTCCCCGAATCCGTCCTCACCGATCCGATGCAGGCCTCGTTCTGGGATGCGGCCCCGCTGCTTGCTGTCGGCGTCGCGAGCGTGCTCGACGCCTACGTGCTGGCACGCCAGCACAACCGCCAGATCGAGGTACAGGAAGCGAACCTCTGTGCCTCTTGCCACCGGGAACTCGAAGACGACGTGTCGTTCTGCCCGTGGTGTGCGACCGAGACGCCGACGACAGCCGATCACTAA
- a CDS encoding TetR/AcrR family transcriptional regulator codes for MADTSDTDHTATIAEERDDTTEAIMEAVYLALSKHGYPETTMSRIAAEFEKSKSLLYYHYDGKEEILNDFFAFVCEELETSFEDDTHDDPFEQLTDLLTRILPADLDDEAIQFRQAFFEIRSQAPHNQSYYDQILRTDEIFITALTETLEWGVESGRFVDIDPERQAELIFSTVSGIMERGVTLEDQALIERNRAVLLDQLEQTLLAAEGCDDA; via the coding sequence ATGGCAGATACATCGGACACGGATCATACAGCAACCATCGCCGAGGAACGAGACGACACGACCGAGGCGATCATGGAAGCCGTCTACCTCGCACTTTCGAAACACGGCTATCCGGAGACGACGATGTCCCGAATCGCTGCCGAGTTCGAGAAGAGCAAGTCGTTGCTGTACTACCACTACGACGGCAAAGAGGAGATTCTCAACGACTTCTTTGCGTTCGTCTGCGAGGAACTCGAGACGTCCTTCGAGGACGACACCCACGATGATCCGTTCGAACAGCTCACCGATCTGCTAACCCGGATTCTCCCTGCCGACCTTGACGACGAAGCGATCCAGTTCAGGCAGGCTTTTTTCGAAATTCGCTCACAGGCACCGCACAACCAGTCCTACTACGACCAGATTCTGCGCACTGACGAGATTTTCATTACAGCGCTCACCGAAACACTCGAGTGGGGCGTCGAGTCGGGTCGATTCGTCGATATCGATCCGGAGCGACAGGCAGAGCTCATCTTCTCGACGGTTTCTGGCATTATGGAACGCGGTGTGACGCTCGAAGATCAAGCATTGATCGAACGGAATCGGGCTGTGTTGCTCGACCAACTCGAGCAGACACTGCTCGCTGCGGAGGGGTGTGACGACGCCTGA
- a CDS encoding DUF502 domain-containing protein — protein MSAWKRDFVSGLIVLGPILVTLFVLYFIYSFVEGLTPEFLIPAELLDHLIENPAVRDQAIEILRVVLSLATLFVVIGIAGFLMRTTIGTVSERILDAGANRLPGIRVVYNASKTASETAFGEQEQLQEPVKLEVWDGLRMTAFKTGRTTTDGKEVIFIPTSPNITTGFLIEVHQSELTELEESTGDALTRVLSAGFGDANDRNSSS, from the coding sequence ATGTCGGCATGGAAACGCGACTTCGTCAGCGGACTCATCGTTCTTGGCCCGATACTCGTCACGTTGTTCGTCCTCTACTTCATCTATAGTTTCGTCGAGGGACTGACGCCCGAGTTTCTCATTCCGGCGGAACTCCTCGATCATCTCATCGAGAACCCTGCCGTTCGCGATCAAGCGATCGAAATCTTGCGCGTTGTCCTCTCACTGGCGACGCTGTTCGTTGTTATCGGTATCGCTGGGTTCCTGATGCGAACGACCATCGGAACGGTCTCTGAGCGTATTCTCGATGCGGGCGCAAACCGGCTGCCTGGAATCCGCGTCGTCTACAACGCGTCCAAAACCGCCTCCGAGACTGCCTTCGGAGAACAGGAGCAGCTTCAGGAGCCGGTCAAGCTCGAAGTCTGGGACGGGCTCCGCATGACGGCGTTCAAAACGGGCCGTACGACAACCGACGGCAAGGAAGTCATTTTCATCCCAACTTCACCGAACATCACGACCGGATTCCTCATCGAGGTTCACCAATCGGAACTCACCGAACTCGAGGAATCGACTGGCGATGCATTGACCCGTGTGTTGAGTGCCGGCTTCGGCGACGCCAATGATAGAAACTCGAGCAGTTGA